The [Eubacterium] siraeum genome contains a region encoding:
- a CDS encoding ABC transporter ATP-binding protein, with amino-acid sequence MSELIKITNLRKTYDGKRYVLDGLNFSIGKGEIKTIFGASGCGKSTFLNIVGLLDNYTSGEYLFCETNINPKRLNDYYKYRAQDIGFIFQSYFLIDSLSVNDNILMPFLYNEIDLSGSVKKTVDKLLDSFDMLSLKNKKVSLLSGGERQRVAIMRAIIKEPKLIIADEPTGNLDESNTELVVKAFKDIAEKGTAVIVVTHNKFLSFGTDTTYTLRGGKLYNE; translated from the coding sequence ATGAGTGAGCTTATCAAAATTACAAATCTGCGTAAAACATATGACGGTAAGCGGTATGTTTTAGACGGTTTGAATTTTTCAATCGGGAAAGGTGAAATAAAAACAATTTTTGGAGCTTCGGGATGCGGTAAAAGTACCTTTCTTAATATAGTCGGTCTGTTAGACAATTATACAAGCGGAGAATATCTGTTTTGCGAAACAAATATCAATCCAAAAAGGTTAAACGACTATTATAAATATCGTGCGCAAGATATAGGTTTTATCTTTCAGTCGTACTTTCTGATAGATTCGTTAAGTGTTAATGACAATATACTTATGCCATTTTTATACAATGAAATTGACTTATCGGGTTCAGTGAAGAAAACGGTAGATAAACTTTTGGACAGCTTTGATATGCTGAGTTTAAAGAATAAGAAGGTATCGCTTCTTTCGGGAGGAGAGCGGCAAAGAGTGGCAATTATGCGGGCAATAATCAAAGAGCCTAAGCTGATAATAGCCGATGAGCCGACAGGAAACCTTGATGAAAGCAATACAGAGCTGGTCGTTAAAGCATTTAAGGATATTGCCGAAAAGGGAACCGCCGTTATAGTCGTCACTCATAATAAATTCTTATCCTTCGGCACGGACACAACATATACGCTTAGGGGTGGCAAATTATATAATGAATAG
- a CDS encoding ABC transporter permease produces MNSAVKFFFYFHHLIKMATVNKVRLILTSIGIFVAVFLFSSGKIITDSYYSESMRKVSQMSENTVIVNPMGNKELKQELAVSDKINCIDVSTLSEKQSIFSVSIGDNRYLTVMAYVHGVSELNSVMPIVTDDGCFISVESNLIKGRLISNNDIQTKNAVVVIDRLTESLIFSGGNGLGKYIEIGCGAFGATVSSQSQANVPVRFEVIGVVENSYTADVAKMKLKQEIDSSQQSITTCVSIYCPLTSINERFARQDKNSLYLYNFNNHGEYNNFLYYAQTLSEVKSRTGNGFSVITKDNLSAELENELSNTKTILNMISVLLCVISGISIMSITFFSVKERIPEIGIRKAFGAGKLDIAFQFVFEMIIIAVFASLLAIGLSIVTCKLLETFLIEILYMTFSVDITPQMIIAPLLVGIFEAVVCCIVPSLYAAEIKVTDSLRFE; encoded by the coding sequence ATGAATAGCGCAGTAAAATTTTTCTTTTATTTTCATCACCTTATAAAAATGGCTACTGTAAATAAAGTGAGATTGATATTGACATCAATAGGAATATTTGTAGCTGTTTTTCTGTTTTCCTCAGGTAAAATTATTACGGATTCTTATTACAGTGAAAGTATGAGAAAAGTTAGTCAGATGTCAGAAAATACTGTAATTGTTAATCCTATGGGGAACAAAGAATTAAAACAAGAACTGGCGGTTTCTGATAAAATAAATTGTATTGATGTATCCACGCTTTCGGAAAAGCAATCAATTTTTTCCGTTTCAATAGGCGATAATCGTTATCTGACGGTAATGGCATATGTGCATGGCGTATCGGAACTGAATTCTGTTATGCCGATTGTTACCGATGATGGCTGTTTTATAAGTGTTGAATCGAATCTGATAAAAGGCAGATTGATTTCTAATAACGATATTCAAACGAAAAATGCCGTCGTGGTTATTGACCGCCTGACCGAGAGCCTTATTTTTTCCGGAGGTAACGGATTAGGTAAATATATCGAAATCGGTTGCGGTGCTTTCGGTGCAACAGTATCGTCACAGTCGCAAGCCAATGTACCTGTGAGATTTGAGGTAATCGGCGTGGTTGAAAATTCATACACAGCCGATGTTGCAAAAATGAAATTGAAACAGGAAATAGACAGCAGTCAGCAAAGTATAACGACCTGCGTATCAATATATTGCCCGTTAACTTCAATCAATGAAAGATTTGCTCGTCAGGATAAGAATAGTCTTTATTTATACAATTTCAACAATCACGGGGAATATAACAACTTTTTATATTACGCACAAACACTGTCAGAAGTCAAAAGCAGAACAGGAAACGGATTTTCAGTAATCACCAAAGATAATCTTTCTGCCGAGTTAGAAAACGAGCTGTCGAATACAAAAACTATCTTGAATATGATCTCCGTTCTTCTTTGCGTAATTTCGGGTATAAGTATTATGAGCATAACGTTCTTTTCAGTAAAGGAAAGAATTCCCGAAATCGGAATAAGAAAGGCTTTTGGTGCAGGAAAACTCGATATAGCCTTTCAATTCGTGTTTGAAATGATAATAATAGCAGTTTTTGCATCGTTGCTCGCAATCGGATTAAGTATTGTAACTTGCAAATTGCTTGAAACGTTCCTTATTGAGATTTTGTATATGACATTTTCCGTGGACATCACTCCTCAAATGATAATTGCACCTCTTTTGGTGGGAATTTTTGAAGCGGTTGTCTGCTGTATCGTCCCCAGCCTATATGCCGCTGAAATTAAAGTGACTGATTCTCTGAGGTTTGAATGA
- a CDS encoding helix-turn-helix transcriptional regulator: protein MKISYKKLWIRLIEKDISPATLRKDLNIATGTMTKLRKNEEVALSVLLRICEYLDCNIGDICDAIPDTDRYTD from the coding sequence ATGAAAATCAGCTATAAGAAATTATGGATCAGACTAATTGAAAAAGATATATCCCCGGCGACGCTCAGAAAAGATCTCAATATAGCGACAGGTACAATGACCAAGCTCCGCAAAAACGAGGAGGTGGCTTTATCGGTACTGCTCCGTATCTGCGAGTATCTTGACTGCAACATCGGCGATATATGTGATGCAATCCCCGATACCGACAGGTATACGGACTGA
- a CDS encoding zinc ribbon domain-containing protein yields the protein MAICSKCGSQLPDGAKFCLNCGAQSSGSPENSQSYQAGNSKRETVFEGEIHKCPSCGEVLGAFVTTCPSCGYEIRGGKSSASLHEFSMSLANAASDEQRTSLIRNFPVPNTKEDIFEFLILASSNITGNTEQNICDAWAVKFRQVEQKAKLALTADADKAKFNELYEQAKKKLTRDKYVKTAKKAGSFLVKISNSLPQVIITLAWSISIAVLVIICCQNVDSSGFSPLQLVTMLDLILGAIIVPPMTRCDSAMPKFIATIGLLVCFGLLIPRCADKDSVGYIMILVVAVICAIIMLTRMFKAKKK from the coding sequence ATGGCAATATGCAGTAAATGCGGCTCGCAGTTACCGGACGGTGCAAAATTTTGTCTGAACTGCGGTGCACAAAGCTCCGGCTCTCCGGAAAACTCACAATCATATCAGGCAGGCAACTCAAAACGTGAAACTGTTTTTGAAGGCGAAATACATAAATGTCCGTCATGCGGAGAGGTGCTGGGCGCTTTTGTTACCACTTGTCCGTCATGCGGCTATGAAATAAGAGGCGGAAAATCATCGGCATCCTTACATGAATTCTCTATGTCACTCGCAAACGCAGCATCAGACGAACAGCGCACATCGCTTATCAGAAATTTTCCCGTTCCGAATACAAAGGAAGATATATTTGAATTTCTCATTCTCGCATCCTCAAACATAACAGGCAATACAGAACAGAATATATGTGACGCATGGGCGGTAAAGTTCAGACAGGTCGAGCAAAAAGCTAAGCTCGCTCTTACTGCCGATGCAGACAAAGCAAAATTCAACGAGCTATACGAGCAGGCAAAGAAAAAGCTCACCCGTGACAAATATGTTAAAACAGCTAAAAAAGCAGGAAGTTTTCTTGTAAAGATAAGTAATTCTCTTCCTCAGGTAATCATTACTCTTGCATGGTCGATAAGTATTGCTGTTCTTGTAATAATCTGCTGTCAGAACGTTGACAGTTCAGGATTCAGCCCGTTACAGTTAGTTACTATGCTTGACCTTATTCTCGGTGCTATAATTGTTCCTCCGATGACACGATGCGATTCGGCTATGCCTAAATTCATAGCAACTATCGGCTTGCTCGTCTGCTTCGGACTATTGATTCCGAGATGTGCCGACAAAGACAGCGTCGGATATATTATGATATTGGTCGTTGCCGTTATATGCGCAATCATTATGCTTACACGAATGTTCAAGGCAAAAAAGAAGTAA
- a CDS encoding SPFH domain-containing protein has product MGLFGKPKAGGFMDEIRCDEQSYLIWKWRPAGAELNNNSRENAIRWGSSLRVKDGEVAVFVYNRPDGVMEDFIEGPCDRKLDTGNLPVLASIVGLAYAGGTPFQAEVYFINTANIIQTKFGIPYFDVYDPRFMDFGVPVAVRGTVSFKITNYREFVKLHRLTQFSTDDFNKQIKDAICRYIKDAVTAAPAENNIPVIQIESKIALINDKIEYDIGERLRENFGVTVSGVDINSIEIDKTSDGYEQLMAVTRKVTSDTIQAQTAANIKNIHDKQRIEAENYEQSLRVQREEGQYAMHKQTQSANLGAFQSELQANVGIAGAEALGQMGANGAGSVDLGGQGGAGFNPAAMMAAMAVGGVVGQNMAGAMNNAMSGINGMNNANAANQAMQNAMPQSAAAAPPPIPTAAYHIAVNGQTTGPYDMNTMAQLAANGQLTAETLVWKNGMASWARADSVAELVSLVSRPVPPPIPTI; this is encoded by the coding sequence ATGGGATTATTCGGTAAACCAAAAGCGGGCGGATTTATGGACGAGATACGTTGCGACGAGCAATCATATCTTATATGGAAGTGGCGTCCGGCAGGTGCGGAGCTTAACAATAACAGCCGTGAAAATGCAATACGCTGGGGCTCATCACTTCGTGTAAAGGACGGCGAGGTAGCCGTATTTGTCTATAATCGTCCAGACGGCGTTATGGAGGACTTTATTGAAGGCCCTTGCGACAGAAAGCTCGACACAGGCAATCTGCCTGTGCTTGCAAGCATAGTAGGACTTGCTTACGCAGGCGGAACACCGTTCCAGGCTGAAGTATACTTTATCAATACAGCGAATATCATTCAGACAAAGTTCGGAATACCGTATTTTGACGTATACGATCCGAGATTTATGGACTTCGGCGTACCTGTAGCAGTAAGAGGTACTGTCAGCTTCAAAATAACAAATTATCGGGAATTTGTAAAGCTGCATCGCCTTACACAGTTCTCAACGGATGACTTCAACAAGCAGATAAAAGACGCTATCTGCCGGTATATCAAAGATGCGGTAACAGCCGCTCCTGCTGAAAATAACATTCCTGTTATCCAGATTGAAAGCAAGATTGCTCTTATCAACGATAAGATAGAATACGACATAGGAGAAAGGCTTCGTGAAAATTTCGGAGTTACCGTATCCGGTGTAGATATCAACTCTATAGAAATTGATAAGACGAGCGACGGCTATGAACAGCTTATGGCGGTAACACGCAAGGTAACAAGCGATACAATTCAGGCTCAGACAGCCGCAAATATCAAAAATATCCACGACAAACAGCGTATAGAAGCCGAGAACTATGAGCAATCGCTCCGTGTTCAGCGTGAGGAAGGACAGTATGCAATGCACAAGCAGACACAGAGTGCAAACCTCGGAGCGTTCCAGTCCGAGTTACAGGCAAATGTCGGCATAGCAGGCGCAGAAGCTCTCGGTCAGATGGGGGCAAACGGTGCCGGCAGTGTAGACCTCGGCGGGCAGGGCGGCGCAGGCTTCAATCCTGCCGCAATGATGGCCGCTATGGCTGTTGGCGGTGTAGTAGGTCAGAATATGGCAGGTGCTATGAACAACGCTATGAGCGGAATTAACGGAATGAATAACGCAAATGCGGCAAATCAGGCAATGCAAAATGCAATGCCTCAGTCTGCGGCAGCCGCACCTCCGCCCATCCCGACAGCAGCTTATCATATAGCCGTAAACGGTCAGACAACAGGACCTTATGATATGAACACTATGGCTCAGCTTGCCGCAAACGGTCAGCTTACCGCCGAAACGCTCGTATGGAAAAACGGTATGGCTTCATGGGCAAGAGCAGACTCGGTTGCAGAGCTTGTTTCTCTTGTAAGCCGACCCGTTCCGCCGCCGATACCGACTATATAA
- a CDS encoding LytTR family DNA-binding domain-containing protein, whose protein sequence is MIVLICDDDKNCLSNEEKYIRDNTEAVPECFLGGKELLKRLSAGTEDIAAVFMDIELDNSENGIVVAEQISNLYPDIRIIFLTAYSLKYCEEIFLAGKNLVPFALVDKQNLDVNLKRAMDKLRTALDSDKEKSRIAVTVNSETFFVEPMQTLYLESNAHTLIIVTSGENKSVRSKLSDVLEAFPPYFIQCHKSYAVNIHHIVSYTTKQIELDSGVIIPVSRKFSLSVREKMLRHECGI, encoded by the coding sequence ATGATAGTATTAATATGTGACGATGATAAAAACTGCCTCTCAAATGAAGAAAAATACATAAGGGATAATACCGAAGCAGTACCCGAATGCTTTCTCGGCGGTAAGGAGCTTTTAAAAAGGCTCAGCGCAGGCACTGAGGATATAGCGGCTGTTTTTATGGATATTGAACTTGACAATTCGGAAAACGGAATTGTGGTTGCCGAGCAGATAAGCAATCTGTATCCGGATATAAGAATAATATTCCTGACGGCATATTCGCTCAAATACTGCGAGGAGATTTTTCTTGCAGGGAAGAATCTAGTTCCGTTTGCATTGGTTGACAAACAGAATCTTGATGTGAATCTGAAAAGAGCAATGGATAAGCTGAGAACGGCGCTTGATTCCGATAAGGAGAAAAGCAGGATCGCCGTAACGGTTAATTCGGAAACGTTTTTCGTAGAGCCTATGCAGACTTTATATCTTGAGAGCAATGCCCACACCCTTATTATAGTTACATCGGGCGAAAACAAGTCTGTCAGAAGCAAACTGTCCGATGTGCTTGAGGCTTTTCCGCCGTATTTCATACAGTGCCATAAAAGCTATGCGGTGAATATCCATCATATCGTTTCGTATACAACAAAACAGATTGAGCTTGACAGCGGTGTAATAATTCCTGTAAGCCGTAAATTTTCGCTGTCTGTCCGTGAAAAGATGCTCAGGCATGAATGCGGGATATGA
- a CDS encoding ATP-binding protein, whose protein sequence is MTTVPLIVEAIFRFIPSALVVYLFIDVNLTSRFNKYIQWTCVSLLYMAAGLIGQYLREAYNIQVVDFSLALILVTCYSLFFHTDSVGFRIFIGSFSFLSQILVDTVFAAIIFVCFPDFNYEIGHLSYPALLAADIEMLIYGIFLFAATMVIKRVRLKTGINKKALVFMLFPLSQVLILCVIIKLIMANSENATAEITYFTLACVVICVISDVLCYRGLIQNSQLYETKMRNEQLEYERSTQYRYYEKINELQHEIMKYRHDFNNVLTTAMNLYTYPDTAEKGKEMLDELSRKNQSNKMPFYCANNIVNAILWDKSNTAKESGVTLDCDASLSNDIPVDDVDLCCLIVNMLDNAIRGAKAAESDKSIGIKIKEENGRIYISVSNYADMPDFESTEKLPSTKANKNHGYGTEIIRNIVQKYDGDVLFTCKDRKFSTALSIRIKGKDQE, encoded by the coding sequence ATGACGACAGTACCGCTGATAGTGGAAGCAATATTCAGGTTTATTCCATCGGCTTTAGTAGTGTATTTATTTATTGATGTTAATCTGACATCCAGATTCAACAAATATATACAATGGACGTGCGTCAGCCTTTTATATATGGCTGCGGGATTGATAGGACAGTATCTCAGAGAGGCTTACAATATTCAGGTAGTCGATTTTTCACTTGCACTGATATTGGTTACTTGCTACAGCTTATTCTTTCACACGGATTCAGTCGGTTTCCGCATATTTATCGGCTCGTTTTCTTTTCTGTCACAGATACTCGTAGATACAGTTTTTGCCGCAATTATATTTGTTTGTTTCCCGGACTTCAATTACGAAATCGGACACCTTTCGTATCCTGCACTTCTTGCGGCTGATATAGAAATGCTTATATACGGTATATTTCTGTTTGCCGCAACGATGGTTATCAAAAGAGTACGGCTTAAAACCGGTATCAACAAAAAAGCCCTTGTCTTTATGCTGTTTCCTTTGAGTCAGGTTCTGATATTATGCGTTATAATCAAACTGATTATGGCAAATTCGGAGAATGCTACCGCTGAAATTACATATTTCACTCTTGCGTGCGTTGTAATCTGCGTAATCAGCGATGTATTGTGCTACAGAGGCCTTATCCAGAATTCACAGCTGTACGAAACGAAAATGAGAAACGAACAGCTTGAATACGAGCGTAGCACGCAGTACCGCTATTACGAAAAAATCAACGAGCTTCAGCACGAAATAATGAAGTACCGCCACGATTTCAACAACGTTCTCACAACGGCGATGAACCTGTACACCTATCCCGATACAGCCGAAAAGGGAAAGGAAATGCTAGATGAGTTGAGCCGTAAAAATCAGAGCAACAAAATGCCGTTCTACTGTGCTAACAATATCGTTAATGCGATTCTGTGGGATAAGTCGAATACAGCTAAAGAATCGGGTGTGACGCTTGACTGCGATGCGAGCCTTAGCAATGACATTCCGGTAGATGACGTTGACCTTTGTTGCTTAATTGTCAATATGCTTGACAATGCGATAAGGGGAGCGAAAGCGGCGGAAAGCGATAAAAGCATCGGCATAAAGATAAAAGAGGAGAACGGGAGAATATATATTTCTGTTTCAAATTATGCCGATATGCCTGACTTTGAAAGCACAGAGAAACTGCCCAGCACAAAGGCAAACAAGAATCACGGCTACGGCACGGAGATAATACGGAACATAGTGCAGAAATATGACGGCGATGTGCTGTTTACCTGTAAGGATAGAAAATTCAGCACGGCTCTTTCGATAAGAATAAAAGGGAAAGATCAAGAATGA
- a CDS encoding ATP-binding protein, whose protein sequence is MTTVPLIVELLFRFIPSTLLVFGFIEINLTAKYNKYIQLILVSAVYLTVGMFGYWMREKYNVEILDFVIAVILVICYSLFFHTDSTGYKVFIGTLVYLSLIIFDTVTSVVIFVLFPNLNLKMGHVTYQSLLVADVDLIIYGILMYLEYCIIRGVRNKKSINKRVVIFMLFPTSQVLILSVIIKLIMANTDNATPEIMYFTLICVVICVISDVLCYRGLIQNSQLYETKMRNEQLEYERSTQYRYYEKINELQHEIMKYRHDFNNVLTTAMNLYTYPDTAEKGKEMLDELSRKNQSNKMPFYCANNIVNAILWDKSNTAKESGVTLDCDASLSNDIPIDDVDLCCLIVNMLDNAIRGAKAAENDKSIGIKIKEENGRIYISVSNYADMPDFESTEKLPSTKANKNHGYGTEIIRNIVQKYDGDVLFTCKDRKFSTALSIRKGEREIEDI, encoded by the coding sequence ATGACGACAGTACCGCTGATAGTGGAACTGTTATTTAGATTTATTCCGTCAACGCTGTTGGTGTTCGGATTTATCGAAATCAATCTTACGGCTAAGTATAACAAGTATATTCAGCTGATTTTGGTAAGTGCGGTTTATCTGACTGTTGGTATGTTCGGATATTGGATGAGAGAAAAGTATAATGTAGAAATACTTGATTTTGTAATTGCTGTTATTCTTGTTATCTGTTATAGTCTGTTTTTTCATACTGATTCAACAGGATATAAGGTGTTTATCGGAACTCTTGTATATCTTTCGCTGATTATATTTGATACCGTTACATCGGTAGTGATTTTTGTGCTTTTCCCGAATCTGAATCTAAAAATGGGGCATGTTACATATCAGTCTTTGCTTGTAGCCGATGTTGACCTTATAATATACGGTATTCTGATGTATCTTGAGTATTGTATAATCAGAGGAGTGCGCAATAAGAAATCTATCAACAAGCGTGTAGTGATTTTTATGCTTTTTCCGACAAGTCAGGTTCTTATATTGAGTGTAATAATAAAGCTCATTATGGCTAACACCGATAATGCAACACCGGAAATTATGTATTTCACACTGATTTGCGTTGTAATCTGCGTAATCAGCGATGTGTTGTGCTACAGAGGCCTTATCCAGAATTCACAGCTGTATGAAACGAAAATGAGAAATGAACAGCTTGAATACGAGCGTAGCACGCAGTACCGCTATTACGAAAAAATCAACGAGCTTCAGCACGAAATAATGAAGTACCGCCACGATTTCAACAACGTTCTCACAACGGCGATGAATCTCTACACCTATCCCGATACAGCCGAAAAGGGAAAGGAAATGCTTGATGAGCTGAGCCGTAAAAATCAGAGCAACAAAATGCCGTTCTACTGTGCTAACAATATCGTTAATGCGATTCTGTGGGATAAGTCGAATACCGCTAAAGAATCGGGGGTGACGCTTGACTGCGATGCGAGCCTTAGTAATGACATTCCGATAGATGATGTTGATTTATGCTGTCTTATTGTCAATATGCTTGACAATGCGATAAGGGGAGCAAAAGCGGCGGAAAACGATAAAAGCATCGGAATAAAGATAAAAGAGGAGAACGGGAGAATATATATTTCTGTTTCAAATTACGCCGATATGCCCGACTTTGAAAGCACAGAGAAACTGCCCAGCACAAAGGCAAACAAAAATCACGGCTACGGCACGGAGATAATACGGAACATAGTGCAGAAATATGACGGCGATGTGCTGTTTACCTGTAAGGATAGGAAATTCAGCACGGCTCTTTCGATAAGGAAAGGCGAACGTGAAATAGAAGATATATAA
- a CDS encoding ATP-binding protein, protein MTTVPLIVEVIFRFIPSTLIIFLPIDACLTPKYNKYIQMSIVSFIYMCAGVFGQYMREMHNMQVVDFTLAVAIVLCYSIFFHTDSIGYRVFIGSLVYLSVIIFDTIFSSLIFVLFPDFSFDIGHMTYASLLAADIDLMIYAILMYIEYCIVRRIRNKKAMNRRTLIFMLFPTSQVLILCIIIKLIMANSENATAEITYFTLACIIICVISDILCYRGLIQNSQLYETKMRNEQLEYERSTQYRYYEKINELQHEIMKYRHDFNNVLTTAMNLYTYPDTAEKGKEMLDELSRKNQSNKMPFYCANNIVNAILWDKSNTAKESGVTLDCDASLSNDIPIDDVDLCCLIVNMLDNAIRGAKAAENDKSIGIKIKEENGRIYISVSNYADMPDFESTEKLPSTKANKNHGYGTEIIRNIVQKYDGDVLFTCKDRKFSTALSIRKGEREIEDI, encoded by the coding sequence ATGACGACAGTACCGCTGATAGTGGAAGTAATATTCAGGTTTATTCCATCGACATTGATTATTTTTCTGCCGATAGACGCTTGTCTTACACCGAAATATAACAAATACATACAAATGAGCATCGTGAGCTTTATTTATATGTGTGCCGGAGTGTTTGGACAATATATGAGAGAAATGCACAATATGCAGGTGGTGGATTTTACTCTTGCAGTTGCAATAGTTTTGTGTTACAGCATTTTCTTCCATACAGACAGCATAGGCTACCGTGTTTTCATCGGTTCGCTTGTGTACCTTTCTGTAATCATATTTGATACCATTTTTTCTTCGCTGATATTTGTTCTTTTCCCGGATTTCAGTTTTGATATAGGTCATATGACATATGCTTCACTGCTTGCTGCCGATATTGATCTGATGATTTACGCTATACTTATGTACATTGAATACTGTATAGTAAGAAGAATCCGTAACAAAAAGGCTATGAACAGGAGAACGCTCATTTTTATGCTTTTCCCGACAAGTCAGGTCCTGATACTGTGTATAATCATAAAACTGATTATGGCGAATTCGGAGAATGCTACCGCTGAAATTACATACTTTACGTTGGCTTGTATTATAATCTGCGTAATCAGCGATATTCTCTGCTACAGAGGCCTTATCCAGAATTCACAGCTGTACGAAACGAAAATGAGAAACGAACAGCTTGAATATGAGCGTAGCACGCAGTACCGCTATTACGAAAAAATCAACGAGCTTCAGCACGAAATAATGAAGTACCGCCACGATTTCAACAACGTTCTCACAACGGCGATGAATCTCTACACCTATCCCGATACAGCCGAAAAGGGAAAGGAAATGCTTGATGAGCTGAGCCGTAAAAATCAGAGCAACAAAATGCCGTTCTACTGTGCTAACAATATCGTTAATGCGATTCTGTGGGATAAGTCGAATACCGCTAAAGAATCGGGTGTGACGCTTGACTGTGATGCGAGCCTTAGTAATGACATTCCGATAGATGATGTTGATTTATGCTGTCTTATTGTCAATATGCTCGACAATGCGATAAGGGGAGCGAAAGCGGCGGAAAACGATAAAAGCATCGGCATAAAGATAAAAGAGGAGAACGGGAGAATATATATTTCTGTTTCAAATTATGCCGATATGCCCGACTTTGAAAGCACAGAGAAACTGCCCAGCACAAAGGCAAACAAGAATCACGGCTACGGCACGGAGATAATACGGAACATAGTGCAGAAATATGACGGCGATGTGCTGTTTACCTGTAAGGATAGGAAATTCAGCACGGCTCTTTCGATAAGGAAAGGCGAACGTGAAATAGAAGATATATAA